The bacterium genomic interval CTGTATGGCCTTAAACCAGGTTTTAAATACAATTACGATTGTCTGGTCGACTTGACGCTGAGCAAATTCATCTTCAAGGCGTATTTGCAGGCCGTGGACATTCTGAAATACAGCCGCCAGGAGGCATCGACCGTTCGCGCGGTACGCGAAATCCTGGCGCATTTTCCGGATTATCCCACCGCCATGAGCAACATCGGGCCGGTGTACGTCTCTGTGCCCGGAGAACATGCAGAGGTGGTCTATAACGTGCCCAACAGCCTGATGACTGTTTTTCCCGGCGAGGAACACGGCCTCCATTCCCCAGCTGAAATCCTACGCCTGCTGGAAAACTCGCTGACCAACATGCAGATTGAAGGGGGCAATGATCTTGTGTTTCTTAATCTACAGGCCGCCCGCCTGGGCCGGTTGGATCTCGAAAAGTTCAAGCGCCAGGCAGCCTATTGCGAGATCAATAACGGCGCCTACACCGATATGGTGCTGCAAGTGCACGGACGCTATTCCGACACGACAACGCCCTTTGATTTTATGGCCCGAATGGGCATCTGGTTTGAAAATTTCGGCCTGCCGGTGGTGATCAACGAGTGCCTGCTGCAGAGCTATAACGGCGTGATCCGGCTTTTTCCCAACTGGCCCAAGGATCAGACAGCGGCCTTCCATCAGTTGCGCTGCGTCGGTGCCGTATTGATCAGCGCCGAGTTTAAAAATCGAGAGGTCACCTGGGTGACCGCAACCAGCGAACGCGGCGGACCTGTGACGATCCTCAGCCCCTGGCCTTTGCACAGCCGCATCAGCGTGGATGGCAAATCCACTCGCGTCAACCAATCCGAGTACAAATTTTCCATGAAACCAGGACAAACGCTGGTGTTAAAAAAAGAGTGATCAAGATTTTACCAGGATCGTAAAACCTTTTGCCGAAAATGAACAACCGCAGAACTGCTTTTTATATCCTATTGTACATCGGCGCCATTGTGCCGGCCAATCTGTTGGTGACCTGGTTGGGCCCGCGTGCGACCATCCCAACCGCTTTTCTGTTTATCGGATTGGACCTGACCAGCAGGGATCATCTGCACGAAGTCTGGCGCCGCCGCCACCTTTTTCTGAAAATGGCAGCGCTGGTTTTCGCAGGCAGCCTGCTCTCCTGGCTGATCAACCGTCGCGCCGGACCCGTGGCCATAGCCTCGCTGACCGCTTTCGCCGCTGCCGGCGCTGTCGATGCTTTCACCTATCATTTTCTCCACCGCTATTCCCGCTGGATCAAGGTCAATGGATCCAACATCCTTTCTGCAGCGGCGGACAGCCTGATCTTTCCCACCGTGGCCTTCGGCAGCCTCCTGCCATGGATCATCCTCGGTCAATTCACCGCCAAGGTCCTGGGCGGCTTTATTTGGATGCTGCTGCTTGACCGCAGACATAAAATCATTCAGAGTTGAATCACCAGGCGGATCCGCCGGGCTTTGCCACGCCGGCATGCTCACGTTTATCTCCCAAAACATCAGAAAAATAGTGCTTGTCAATGAAACCAATTCATGCTATTTTATATTGATCTATCTGACTGAACAGGACCTGCCATGAAAAAAGCGATCTTTTTAACGGCCTTTGTTCTACTCTCCTGCCAAGGACGGATTTATCGCACCGTCTATCCGCTGCTCAACGACGGCAAATACGACAGTGAATTTCCCTACAAAAACTGCTCCCAGGAGATCAAAGAGATCTGCGACATGACCGTTAAAATCTATTGCACCACCCGATACAAAATCCACTATTTCGACCGCAGCGATAAAATGACCCGGCGCGACATCCAGGAGCGCGGACTGCTCCACTGCAAGTCCACCAGCTTTAGCGAAAACCCGATCGCCGGCAGCGGCCTGGTGATCTCCTCCAACTCCCAATCGGTGTTGGTGCTCACCTGCAGCCATGTGGTCTATCACAGCGATTCCCTTTTCACCTATTATAACGAGGACGAAAAAAACCGGCTTCGCTACATACGAACGGCGGCGGTTAAAACCGAAGAACGCCTTCTCGCCGCCGGATTCCCCGAGGACGGCGTGCTGCATCTGTTGGCCCATGATCCCCAGGCCGACATCGCTCTGATCGGCAGAACCTGGAACAAACCCCTGAATAGGGTGATCAACGATTTTCGTTATCCTCTCGGCAGAGGCGCAGAGTTGGAGTGGGGCAGCTTTGTCTATCTTATCGGCTATCCTCAGGGGCAGCTGATGGTCACTAAGGCCATCGTCAGCCAGCCGAACCGCGACGGCCATGGCGGCTTTCTCATCGACAGCAATTTCAATCGCGGATTCAGCGGCGGCATCATCCTCGCCATCCGCGACGGCGTTCCCAATTTCGAAATGGTCGGCATGGGCAGTTCCACCTCCGGTGCACCAGAAGCCATTCTCACACCCTCGCCGGATGCAGAGTATGGTATGCAGGTCCCCTATGACGGCCAGCCCTACGCCGTCTCGATCAACCGCATCAATTATGGCATCACTTTCGTCGTGCCCTCTGAAGCGATCCTGGAATTTCTCAATAAACAACGTATATTTTTTAAAGGCACGGCCTATGAGGCCAACTTGGCAGCGGCCTTTCAGCAACATACATCCGCGGCCGCTCCATGATTTACACTCCGCGTCGATAAAGCCGATCACTCCTCAGGGATCATGCGGGTTCGGCTGTCGCAGCGCAAAGGGCGATGAGATGAGGCTGCTCGGACAAATAATTATTAATAAAGGAAATAAATTATCGGCCTTTAAATAGCTTGACTGGTTTAAAAAAAATGGCTAACTTAAAAATTAATTTAAAGCCGATATGCTGCATTGTGCTGAGAGACGCAGACTTAATTGGGAGGCCCTCTGGCTGAGGATAAAGGACATATTTTGTGGGTGGATGACGAAATCGAGCTGCTCAAACCCCATGTGCTTTTCCTGGAAGAAAAGGGATACCGTATAACCACCGTGACCAACGCCGAGGACGCCATTGAGCTGTCCAAACAGCAAGAGTTCGACCTGCTGCTGTTGGATGAGATGCTCAACGGCATGGACGGTCTGACCGCTCTCAACGAAATCCAGACACTCCGTCCCGCTCTGCCGGTCATCATGGTCACGAAAAACGAAGAAGAGCGGTTGATGGAAGAGGCCATCGGCGCCCGGATCGTCGATTATCTGACCAAACCGGTAAACCCCAGCCAGATTCTGCTGGTCTGTAAAAAAGTGTTGCAGCGTAAACAGATCGCCGGAGAACGCATTTCGCGGGACTATTCCTCCGAGTTCTCCCAAATCGCGGGCCGGATTCTAGGCGCCATGGAGTGGAAAGATTGGGTTGATGTGCATCTCACATTGTGTGCGTATGATCTCGAATTAGACCAGCATCCGGACCTGGGCTTGAAACATACTCTCTACGATCAGAAACGGGATTGCAACACCGAGTTCGGCCGCTATATCGAAAAAAACTACAGCCGATGGTTATTCAGCGATGAGCGGCCGCCGATGTCGGTGGACGTTTTTGCCAACTATGTCAAGCCGCACATCGACCAAGGCCATCGCGCCATTCTGCTGGTGATCGACAACATGCGACTGGACCAATGGCTGGTCCTGGAACCGCTGCTGCGCGACTATTTCCGCATCAACCGGGATTATTATTTTTCCATACTGCCGACCGCCACGCCTTATGCCCGCAATGCGATCTTTAGCGGCCTGTTTCCGGCGGACATCGAAAAACAGATTCCGGATCTTTGGCAGAACAGCGACGAGAACGACGACATGAGCTGCAACCGTTTTGAGAGCCAGCTCATGGAACGGCAGCTGCGGCGGCTGCAGATCGAGCTCAAACCGTCGCCCAAGTACGTCAAGATTCTCGACATTCAGGAAGCGCGCTCCATGGCCAAGCGCATTCAGGAATATGCGAACACGCCCTTTTCCTCTATTGTGCTGAATTTCGTCGACATCCTCGCCCACACGCGCAGCTCGTCGGATCTGATCAAAGAGATGATTCCCAATGAAGCGGCCTTTCGATCCATGACCCGTTCTTGGTTTGAACATTCTCACATCTTTCAGGCGTTGCGGCAATTGGCGGAGATGGGCAACCGTGTGGTGATCACTTCGGATCACGGCAGCATCCGCGGGTTGCGCGGGGCCAAGGTGATCGGCGATCGAGAAACCTCCACCAGCCTCCGTTATAAATTCGGCCGCAACATCAAAGCGGATGCCAAGCACGCAGTCATCGTTAAAGATCCTAAATCCTTCCGTCTGCCGACGCGCGGGATCAACAGCAATTATCTGATCGCCAAAGAGGATTACTATTTTGTCTATCCGACCAACTATCACTATTATCTCAATTATTACGCGGATAGTTTTCAACACGGCGGCATTTCCATGGAGGAGATGATCCTGCCGCTGATCACGCTGGAGCCCAAATAAGCCGGGACGCACCCTGGTCAGGAAATGATCGATGAATGAAACAGTCCACATCAGCGGGACGAATTATGACCTCGTGCACCGGGCCATCAGCCAAAGCGTGGAACAGACCGTACATTTTGCAGCGGCATGGGCGACCACGCTGCAGTGCGGCGACACCGTGGCCTTTTACGGCGGCCTGGGCAGTGGAAAAACCACGTTTATCCGGGGAATAGTGGCCGGGTTGAACAGTAAAGATCCAGTCAGCAGCCCCACTTTTACTCTTGTCAATGAATACACCGGCCGATGCCCTATCTATCACGTGGACCTGTATCGCATCGACTCGACCGCTGCATTAAGGGACGTGGGACTGGAGGACTATATCAACGCAGAGACCATCTGCCTGGTGGAATGGCCCGAGATCGCCGCCTCCTTCCTCCCTGCCGGCCATCGCGCAGTGCGCCTGTCTATGGATTTTGCTCAAATGGGGCCTGAAGCCAGACTGATCGAGGTGCTGCAGCAGCATGA includes:
- a CDS encoding VUT family protein; the encoded protein is MNNRRTAFYILLYIGAIVPANLLVTWLGPRATIPTAFLFIGLDLTSRDHLHEVWRRRHLFLKMAALVFAGSLLSWLINRRAGPVAIASLTAFAAAGAVDAFTYHFLHRYSRWIKVNGSNILSAAADSLIFPTVAFGSLLPWIILGQFTAKVLGGFIWMLLLDRRHKIIQS
- a CDS encoding trypsin-like peptidase domain-containing protein: MKKAIFLTAFVLLSCQGRIYRTVYPLLNDGKYDSEFPYKNCSQEIKEICDMTVKIYCTTRYKIHYFDRSDKMTRRDIQERGLLHCKSTSFSENPIAGSGLVISSNSQSVLVLTCSHVVYHSDSLFTYYNEDEKNRLRYIRTAAVKTEERLLAAGFPEDGVLHLLAHDPQADIALIGRTWNKPLNRVINDFRYPLGRGAELEWGSFVYLIGYPQGQLMVTKAIVSQPNRDGHGGFLIDSNFNRGFSGGIILAIRDGVPNFEMVGMGSSTSGAPEAILTPSPDAEYGMQVPYDGQPYAVSINRINYGITFVVPSEAILEFLNKQRIFFKGTAYEANLAAAFQQHTSAAAP
- a CDS encoding bifunctional response regulator/alkaline phosphatase family protein, yielding MAEDKGHILWVDDEIELLKPHVLFLEEKGYRITTVTNAEDAIELSKQQEFDLLLLDEMLNGMDGLTALNEIQTLRPALPVIMVTKNEEERLMEEAIGARIVDYLTKPVNPSQILLVCKKVLQRKQIAGERISRDYSSEFSQIAGRILGAMEWKDWVDVHLTLCAYDLELDQHPDLGLKHTLYDQKRDCNTEFGRYIEKNYSRWLFSDERPPMSVDVFANYVKPHIDQGHRAILLVIDNMRLDQWLVLEPLLRDYFRINRDYYFSILPTATPYARNAIFSGLFPADIEKQIPDLWQNSDENDDMSCNRFESQLMERQLRRLQIELKPSPKYVKILDIQEARSMAKRIQEYANTPFSSIVLNFVDILAHTRSSSDLIKEMIPNEAAFRSMTRSWFEHSHIFQALRQLAEMGNRVVITSDHGSIRGLRGAKVIGDRETSTSLRYKFGRNIKADAKHAVIVKDPKSFRLPTRGINSNYLIAKEDYYFVYPTNYHYYLNYYADSFQHGGISMEEMILPLITLEPK
- the tsaE gene encoding tRNA (adenosine(37)-N6)-threonylcarbamoyltransferase complex ATPase subunit type 1 TsaE, with translation MNETVHISGTNYDLVHRAISQSVEQTVHFAAAWATTLQCGDTVAFYGGLGSGKTTFIRGIVAGLNSKDPVSSPTFTLVNEYTGRCPIYHVDLYRIDSTAALRDVGLEDYINAETICLVEWPEIAASFLPAGHRAVRLSMDFAQMGPEARLIEVLQQHDSRD